From one Culex quinquefasciatus strain JHB chromosome 3, VPISU_Cqui_1.0_pri_paternal, whole genome shotgun sequence genomic stretch:
- the LOC119770478 gene encoding uncharacterized protein LOC119770478 — MIIKSLAMALVVGVLIICTVDGQLLNNGRSSSFKHLTGVQPTSTQLPRTPLAAKMTAKVASNIGAESMQYRHYKRPHEDDADDDDQYRDRDYDSSSSSDARKLPTGVSGPVHTYIKTDKNANFKWGVRHFAGRRYRG, encoded by the exons ATGATTATTAAAAGTTTGGCAATGGCATTGGTTGTTGGAGTACTGATCATTTGTACCGTTGATGGTCAATTGCTAAATAATG GGAGATCTTCAAGCTTCAAACATCTCACCGGAgttcaaccaacttcaacccaATTGCCGCGGACCCCACTAGCTGCGAAAATGACCGCAAAGGTGGCCAGCAACATCGGCGCTGAATCGATGCAATATCGCCATTACAAACGACCCCACGAAGACGACGCAGATGATGATGATCAATATCGTGATCGTGATtatgacagcagcagcagcagtgatgccaggaagCTACCCACTGGGGTCAGTGGGCCGGTGCATACTTACATCAAGACGGACAAAAATGCCAACTTCAAATGGGGCGTAAGGCACTTTGCTGGGCGGCGGTACCGGGGATGA
- the LOC6045374 gene encoding arrestin homolog → MVVAVKVFKKSAPNGKITVYLGKRDFIDHVEHVDPVDGVIVLDQDYLRGRKVYGQLITTYRYGREEDEVMGVKFSKEMVLLKEQIYPMVNSKMEMTPMQERLVKKLGANAYPFMFHFPSMAPSSVTLQAGEDDQGKPLGVEYSIKIFVGEDEEEKGHKRSTVTLLIKKLQHAPSTRGRRLPSSLVSKGFTFSQGKINLEVTLDREIYYHGEKIAANIVVTNNSRKTVKSIKCFVVQHCEVTMVNAQFSKHIASLETREGCPITPGASFTKSFFLVPLASSNKDRRGIALDGHLKDEDVNLASSTLISEGKSHSDAMGIIISYSLRVKLNCGTLGGELQTDVPFKLLTPAPGTIDRERVNALKKMKSIERHRYENSHYADDDDNIVFEDFARLRMNEPE, encoded by the exons ATGGTTGTCGCtgtgaaagttttcaaaaaatccgcaCCGAATGGCAAGATAACCGTGTACCTCGGCAAGCGCGACTTTATCGACCATGTCGAGCACGTCGACCCGGTGGACGGTGTGATCGTGCTGGACCAGGACTACCTGCGGGGACGCAAGGTCTACGGACAG CTCATCACCACCTATCGCTATGGACGCGAAGAGGACGAGGTCATGGGGGTCAAGTTCTCCAAGGAGATGGTCCTGCTCAAGGAGCAGATTTACCCGATGGTGAACTCCAAGATGGAGATGACCCCGATGCAGGAGCGGCTGGTCAAGAAGCTGGGCGCGAACGCGTACCCGTTCATGTTCCACTTCCCGTCGATGGCCCCGAGCTCGGTGACGCTGCAGGCCGGCGAGGACGACCAGGGCAAGCCGCTGGGTGTGGAGTACTCGATCAAGATCTTCGTCGGCGAGGACGAGGAGGAGAAGGGCCACAAGCGCAGCACGGTCACGCTGCTGATCAAGAAGCTGCAGCACGCCCCGTCCACCCGCGGCCGTCGCCTGCCCTCGTCGCTGGTCAGCAAGGGCTTCACCTTCTCCCAGGGCAAGATCAACCTGGAGGTGACGCTGGATCGGGAAATCTACTACCACGGCGAGAAAATTGCCGCCAACATCGTGGTCACGAACAACTCTCGCAAGACGGTCAAGAGCATCAAGTGCTTCGTGGTCCAGCACTGCGAG GTCACCATGGTCAACGCCCAGTTCAGCAAGCACATCGCCTCGCTGGAGACCCGCGAGGGTTGCCCGATCACGCCCGGCGCGAGCTTCACCAAGTCGTTCTTCCTGGTGCCGCTGGCCTCGAGCAACAAGGACCGCCGCGGAATCGCCCTCGACGGCCACCTGAAGGACGAGGACGTCAACCTGGCCTCGTCGACGCTGATCAGCGAGGGCAAGAGCCACTCGGACGCGATGGGTATCATCATCTCGTACTCGCTGCGGGTTAAGCTGAACTGCGGAACCCTCGGCGGGGAGCTCCAGACGGACGTGCCCTTCAAGCTGCTGACCCCGGCACCCG gaaccATCGATCGCGAGCGAGTCAACGCGCTCAAGAAGATGAAGTCGATCGAGCGTCACCGTTACGAGAACTCCCACTACGCCGACGATGACGACAACATCGTCTTCGAGGACTTTGCTCGGCTGCGAATGAACGAACCAGAATAA